The stretch of DNA CGTATGCGGCAAACGAGTCATTAGTTTATTTTTCCTACGAGTTTGTAGATGCTTTTCGCGCCTGCCTTTTACAATTGTATAAGTCGAAACCCCGTGAAGTTTGAAAAAGAATTTAAAAATTTTTGTTCGTAGAGATGAATGCAAATCAATAAATTTGGTGTAAGGCCCTAGTTTTTTTAAATCTTTAAAAAGTCGCCAAAGACCCAAAAACCCTCTATATTTTTTTAAGTTTATTCCAAGTACATGTACATTTGGTATATTGTAAAAAAAAGGAGTGTAGTTCCCTCTGGTAACTAAAGTAATTTGCAAGGTCGGATATTTTGCTGCCACTGCAATAAGTGCAGGAGTTAGAAGGGCAACATCCCCCATTGCTGAAAATCTGGCTACCAGCACATTCATTTTATTTCTTTTTGTACAGAGCCGGGTTTAAATTCTTGTCGTTGTACATTTTCATTTGTCTATACACCTTTATATATTTGACTCCATTTTTCAGGTCAATAAACAAATCGTCAAGGCACCCTGTCATATCTTTTCTTTGATCCAATAGAATTTCTAATTTCTTCTGGCAAGTTTCAATATGAGAAGGAGAGACATCTTTTCTTTTAGTTTCTTCCGTCATGTGATAAATTTTCAACTCAAGAATACTCATTCTGTCAATTAACCAAGCAGGAGTCTCGGAATTCATTTTTGCATTTGGATTTTTAGAAACAGATTCAAATTTTTTTACAAGATAGTCATCCAACCATTCTACTGTGTCTGTTCTTTCCTGATTTAATGCATCAATTTTTCTTTTGAATCGTACGATTTCCTTGTCTTCGATATCAGGGCGACGAATCTCATCTTCAACATGCCATTGAATAGTGTCTATTTGATTTTTCTTAAAAAGCTTAAACTCAAGGCTCTCCTCTTGAAACGGATTTTTTGCCTCTTCTTCATTCTTATGCCAAGCCAAGATTGATTCTTGAAATATTTTTATTATATTATTTGCGTTTAATTCCATGACTATATTGTAGGATTTAAAAGAAGGATAAAAAATCAATTATCTTCTTTAGTAAAATCATTTTCTATTTTTTAGAAATTCTATAATCCTTGGAATTACTTTTTCAGGAGTATCGTAGTGAGGAGTATGTCCCGCATCGGCAATTGAAAAAAAATCAGCCTTTGGCATAACTTCCATTGCAACCTCACTACTCGAATACGGAACCACTTTATCATTTTTTCCCCACACAAGTAAAGTGGGAATTTTCAGTTTCCCCAGCCTGCGAAAAGTTTCTTTATGCGTACCAAAAGGCATGTTTCGGAGTGAAGAAAGAATCGAATACTTAAATCCCTTGTAGAGAAATTGCTCTTCAAATTGAACTTGAAATTTCTTCCAAGCGTCAGGTTTTTCAAAACTGGTAGAAGTTCCTTTCATTAGAGAAATATCTCCAAATGTTTTCATTACATACTCACCCACGTAAGGAAGTTTGACCAGCTTCCCTGCAAAAGGAATTTTAAGAGGAAAACCGGCAGGAGAAATAAATACAACGCTTTTTACTTTTTCGGGGTGCCTCACTGCAAACTCGCACACAACTATCCCTCCCATAGACGAGCCTATTAGTTTAAATTGTTTTTGGATTTTCAATTTTTCTAAAAGCTCTACTAACTGTCTGTCAAACAAATCGGTATTGTTTGGAATTTTTGGTCTGTCGGATAAACCTCTACCGTAAAGATCGTAACGCAAAACTTGAAAACCAGAATCAACTAACGCACGAAATATATTATCATACACAAACGAAGGCATAGTAAATCCATGCACCAGCACTACGAGTTCCCCTTTTTGAGAGCCGCCAAGCTCATAATGAACTACCCCATCGCTAAGAGAAATAAAGTTGCCCGACTTGTTTTTACGAATCTCATCATTTAATTCCATAACTTCTCGATCCATAAGAAATGGAAGAGCTATCAATACGGCAACTAAGATCCCTATAATAAAAATTTTTTTATTTTTCATGGTCTATCCTCCTGCAAATTCAACTTTCTTTTTTCCAAATGAATAAATGACTAAAATAATAACAAATAGTACAGAAATTTGAATTATATAATTGAGAAATAATTCTTGATAGGTAAATTGAATTGGAGACTGAATCAAAATTGCTGTAGGAAAATAGTATAGATAAGGGAAAGGAGTTAGCGATACAAACTTCAACCAGCCTTCAGGGAATAGGTTTACGGGGATCACACTACCCGAAAGGAGTGTAACAAGTGCACTATATAGAATCCAAAAACTAAAGGTTTCAGTAAAGAAAAAACTAAGAATAGAAATGAAAAAACCAAACAAAGTAAACAAAATAAAAGAAAAAATATATATCGGTATAAATTTGCAGATACTTATCCAGTTTAAATCAGGCACTATCCCAAAAAAGAATATCGAAAATATAAGTAGAGGAATCGCTCTTGCAAAAAATTGAAAAAGGCTCACCCCAACGCTATCAGAAAAATACATCAATACAAAGTTATATGGTTTCAAAAAATCATACACTATATCGCCTGTTTTTATCTTATTGGAGACGAGACTATCGTTTCTTCCAAAAGAAACCTTGATAAGTGTAGAAAGAATTGCGTACTCTACTAATTTTTCTCCTTTCCAACCGCCCAGAAAATTAGGACTTTCCTTAGCAACTGTTTTCCATACTGAAGTGAATATAAAAATATACAAAAATGCGTTAAATAGTCCGGTGTAGTATTCTAACTTATAAGCCAAAGATCGCTGGAAAGCATTTGATATAAATTTTAAATACGTCAAAGTTCTTCTTTCCCAGAATACATTTTCTTAATTGCAAGTCCCAAGTCAGGATTTTGTTTTTGGATTTCTTGAATTTTGATTCTTTTCTTTTGTAAAAAACTTAAAAGTGAAGATAGAGGCTCTTTTTCCGGGATGATTATTTTATATTGAGTGTCAGAAATTTTTTCTTTTACCCTAAAAGGTTTCGGGAAATTTATATTTTTTACGGGAGTTTGAAAATGAAGATTTACCACAGACTCATTTCCGAGTAGCTTATTGAAGTTAGAAATATTTCCGTCGTAACCTATTTTACCTTTATCGAGTACGATGATCCTATTTGCAAGATATTCAATATCCCCTACATCGTGGGTAGTAAGAATGATAGTTACCTTGTCTTCAAAATTAATCTTTTGAATGAAGTTCCGAACTTTTTCTTTTACTATTAAATCCAACCCGATAGTCGGCTCGTCTAAAAACAAAACCTTTGGAGAATGGATCAAGCTCGCTGCTATATCTGCTTTCATTCTCTGTCCTAAAGAAAGTTTTCTTGCTTGCTGCTTGTAAAACTCCTCCAAGCCAAGTAGATCAAAAAAGAATTCCAACCTCTTTTTAAAAAGTTTTTCATCTATTTTGTAAATAGACTTTAACAAATCAAATGACTCCTCCACTGGAAGATCCCACCACAACTGTGTTCTTTGACCAAAGACCACGCCTATTTGAAAAGCATTTTCTTTTCTATTTTTAGATGGGTTGAGCCCGTCTATTAGAATTTCACCATGAGAGGGAGTGAGTATCCCTGTGAGCATTTTTATTGTAGTAGATTTACCGGCACCATTGGGTCCGATGTAACCTACAAGCTCACCTTTTTTTATCCGGAAGGAAACATCGTCAACTGCTCGGATAACTTCTCTTTCGGCTGAAAAAAGAGCCTTAACTGAGCCAAAGAATCCGGATTTTCTTTTTTTTAGGATAAAGTGCTTGGTTAAATTTTTTACCTGAATCATATTTCTTTATAATTCTACAATATTTTTTTCTTGGTTTTTTTGCCAATCAAATCCACAAAGAAACTATCTTGATTTACAATTCTAAATTTAAACAAATAGAAGAAATTTTTAACAACAACAAAACAGAAATAGTAATCATTGATGTTCGTAGCGAAAATGAATTTTTAGAAGACCATATCCCACTTGCAATCAATATGCCTGTGCTTACGAATTTAGAGAGAGCCGAAGTCGGCACTCTCTACAAATCCAATTCGTTTGAAGCAAGACAACTCGGCGCAAGAATAATTTCAAAAAATCTGCCGAAAATTTTAGCTCAAATCGAAGAGATTTCAGAAAAGACTAATAGAAAGGCCGGCCATTCCGGCAAACCGAATATAGAGTTTGTAATCTATTGTTGGAGAGGTGGTATGAGGTCAAGGTCGCTTTTTACTGTTATGGATCTGATTGGTTACAAGGCTAAATTAATTGACGGTGGATACAAAACCTATAGAAAAAAAATAAACGAATATTTCCTAAGCGAAAAAATTCCAGAATGCGTAACTATCTATGGACCAAGTGGTTCTGGAAAATCAGAGATATTAAAGATTTTGAACGAAAAGAAATTTAAAGTTCTTCCCTTAGAAACATTTGCAAATCATAAAGGCTCAATTCTGGGTGGAGATTTTTTAATGCAACCTTCACAAAAAAAATTTGAATCAAAAATATATTTTTTCTTAAACCATTATTCTTGCAACACTTATGGTTCCAAAATAATTGTTGAAGGAGAGAGCAGAAATATCGGCAAACTGACTATACCGGAAAAACTTTTTCAAAAAGTTCTAATCGGGGAAAATATTTGGATAGAGCTACCGATTGAAGAAAGAGCCAAAAGACTGTCAGAAGAATACGTTGAGAATATAGAAATTTTAATTAAAAAGGTTGAACTGCTGAAAAAATATATCAGTAGTGACATCACAGTAAAAATAATCGAATGTTTAAAAAAAGAAGACCGATTTCACGCGGCCTACTTACTTCTTGAGCATCACTACGATGTGTTTTATAAAAAAAATTCACCAGAAAGATCGAGTAAAAGAAAATACAAAGCGGTCTTTCAAGAGAAAACTTTTGGTGAACTTAAAAAATGTGTTGTTTCCTATTTTGAAAATACAATTCAAAGATCTTTATAAAACTCTAAATTTTTTTGTAGCTCTTGGGGTAGAGTGCCTATATTTTTTTTGATATTAAAATAGTGGTTTTCTAAACTTTCAATTTTCTTCAATCTTAGATTATTGAATTTTTCTGCGATATCTGAATAGATTGGTTGCTTCAAAAGAGTATTTCTTATCTCTTTTGGGAAAGGACAATATCTGTAAAAAATACTTCTTGAGACCTTATTCAATCTGGGAACTCCTTTCGATTCAAATAGCATCCAATTCAAATAGTCTGATGCAAAAATATCCCTTATGTTTTTTCTGTATTTAATAATTTGTTGTCGAATTTTTTCTCGTGCTTCCAAACTTAAATTTTTATTTTTTCTGTAATAAGAAAGATAATCATAATATTCAGATGTCAACGAAGGCGAAGTAATATCATTCCAAAATCTGCCTTGTAAAGTTTTATTCAATTCCCACCTGAATATTCCGAAAGAACGAAGTAACATCAAATACAGATTGTCTGCTGTGAACTGTGGGATAAAAAATCTACCCGAAGAATTTCTTTTACGCATTGTAACTTCTTGCCACATAATACACCTCGACCCATAAGTCGGCACGATTACAAACTCGGGAAGTACACGTGTCATAACAATTTCTTTTGAAATATTTTTTGCTTCATTCGAATAATTTGTTTCTCTGTGGAAGAGTGAGAAATCAATTTTTAATGCGTCGTCTAATCCTTTTTGTATCTGTTCAGTAGAAATTTTTGATTTGCTGAATAGTTTTGTAACCATGTCTTTGTGAAGTACAGGAAAATATACTGATGGAGTTCCATAACAAAGTTTGTGCACGGATTTAAAAACATTTTCGATTTCAAAATTCAATCTCCTGTCTGTACTATTTAGGAAATTTTTCTCTTCCTCCTCGGAAATAAAACCTTTGATGCGTTTTAATTTATTTACATCTTGAAAACTTTGACCCAATTCATTAACTGAAGGCTCATCAATTAAATTATAAATCCTAAGAAGCCATTCTCGCAAAGTATAAATTGTAATTTCCTGAGGATTGAATTTTTTAGGAATAGATACTAAATCTTGTATTTGAGATGGATAAAGAAGTTTTTCATCCATGAAACAGTATTCCAAAAAATTATCAATACATTCAGGTGCATTTTTATCTTTCAAAAATTTTTTAAAAATCTGCTCGTAGATTGGAAAAAAAAGAAGAGAGATGTTTGACCTGACTACTCTCGCAGCTTCAATATTTGAAAATTTATCTTTTAAATTTCTGAAAATATCTAAGTTTTCTAAAAATATATTTCTTTTTGAAACTTCTATTTCAGAATAATCTAAAATACGATTTAAACAATTTCTTAACTCAGGTTGAATAATTTCATAGTTCTCCTCTTCCTGAGATGCTTCATCTGACTCGTGGCCATACGAAATTTCTAAAAACTCAAATTCCCCTGTTGGTTTAAAAAAGGTATCCCCTTTTCTTGAATTGTGGAATACTCCTTTGATCGAATACTTTCCCCTTTTTTTACGAAAAAATTCTAAGAATATATTTGGGTATCTCAAGTCATAAAGATAGTATAGAGGAAAAATTTTTAAACTAACTTGATCACCTTCAACTTTTTTTATATAAGATAAAACTCTTTGATTTGAAAAAACTAAATAGCAAAATTCACCCAAATGAATATCAGAAAGATTTTTGATCTCCTCTTTTTGGTATTCCTCTGAATATAATTTAGTAAGAAGCTCAATTTTATTAACATAGTCTTCTTCAGGAAATTTTTCTAAAAAATCTAATAGCCTAACTTTTGTAAACTCTGGATCAGAAAAAATTAAACTACTCATTTTGTCTTTAAATGGGAGCCTTAAAAAAAAGTGTCTTAATATTTCATATTCGTGAGTCGTAAAATGAAATTTTCTCAACCCAGCTTTTAACACCTTCCATCTTTCATAAGTTTTTGCCTGAGAATTTTTTATTAAATTAGCAATGTAAAAAGACAAACCGGCAAGAATAAAAAATAGAGCTATCCATAAAAAAGTATAAATATCTATTTCCGGGAATTTCCATGTAACTTCTTTCCATTCTTTGATTTGGACATCCTGAGCAAGAGGAAAAGTAAATAACCTCATATAAGATATTCCTTAGATTAGTTTTCTCTTCACCAAAAAATAAAAGCAATGACGAGTTGTTACAATTTTAGGGGGTTTTCCTTTATAGTCAATATTTAATCTAATTTTAATATATTCGGGTAACTGCTAAATCCAAAAATATTTCCTTCCGGGTCGGATAAATACAATGTGTGGAGAGTCTTTTTAAAAACCAAAGGTTGAATTTTCTTTAACTCCTTTCTGTGTTTTTTTGAAATTGTAAAAATGAGTGCGTGTGGAGATTGATTTTTTTTTCCTTTTTCAATCATTAAAATAATTTTTCCAAATTCAAACCAAACAGAGCGAATCTTTCCTTTTTCATTGAAGTTAAATTTTGGCTTGGAAATTCCCGGCAGGCTAGAATAGAATTCAGATAATTTTTTCGGGTTGGGCGATGTAATTGCTATATGATGGATTCGTAACAAATTTAACCCTTGAAAAGAGATGAAATTTTTTCTATTTTCCTGTTATATTTCTTTTAAAAATCACTTTTAGTCAATTCTATTTTTTTTCATTGTCGTTTCATCTAGCAAAGTTACGTTTTTCGTACTGATTTTACACTTTTCGTGCAAAAATGTGGGATCTCCACTTTTTCAGTAAAGTGCATGCTTTATACCAATTGTTCACCTTTTATGCAAAAATATGGGATCTCCATTTCAGAGGACTGATACTTGAAGTCTGAGGCCTAAAAAGTGAAGGTAACCTCAAAAAGTAGAATATCTTAGGATGAGGTTTTGAGCTTATGCTATTATGCAGATTATACTGTAAAATGGGATTCCACCTTTTCAGTAAAGTGCATGTTTTATACCACCAGAACCTTTATAAAAAACATGGAACTCCACTTTTGGGATTAAAAATGAAAACCTTTAGTAAATTTAGACTTTTATGTAAACTGAAGAAAAATTAAAAATGATAAAATTTTTTTTTTTTTAATAAACTTTTACCTTATAAAATGAGAGCAGAACAAATTCTACTTTATGAGAAATTTATGAACCACAAAATATGTAGAAACCCAATCGATGGTTTGTTCCAGTAAAATATATTGAGTTCATTAGAAGAACAACGGTTTTTTGAGACGAAAATATTTACACGCATTGTTGAACAGATAGAAACAAGACTTTGGGGCATTTTTGAGAAAAATGGAGAGTAAAGAAAGGTATCAAGTAAAGTCATAAATTTGCATAGAATTCCACTGAATAACGAGGACTGATTGAGCTTGCATTCTTGCAGACTGGCTTGGCAATCTGCCAGGTACTGCTCTTTTTACTTTTAGTGCTGACCTTGCCGATCAAGATAATTCTCCCCGGCAGATTCTTCGAGAATGGAGTTCCCACCCCGGTAACCACGATTGCGGGAGGAGCCTACCTCTCCAAGAGAAAAACAACCCGCTACAACAGACTAAAACGACAAAAGCCAAAGTAAAACAAAAAAAATCTTGACAAAACCAATCAATGTGCCGCATTCTATCTGGTATTTTACATGGAGAAAAAAATGAAAAATCTTTTAGGGGTATTGGTTTGTTTCGTATTTACTTTTCAGATTTCGGCAGCTGATTTTAAGATTGGGGACCGAGTCCAGTGCAATTGGAAAGGGGGAGGCACATTTTACAATGGGAAAATTACTTCTTTGAAAGGGAACAAAGCTCATATATCTTATGACGATGGTGACCAAGAAGACACTACATTGAATATGTGCAAAAAGGGAGATAGCGGTTCAAGTAGCAATTCAAGCGGGAATTGCCACTTCAACGGAAAGCAGTTGTGGGGGAAGGTGCAGTTTGTAACTTCTTTTCCAGATATAAAAGTTCAAGTAGTCAATTCATTTCCTGATTTAAAAGTTCAGATGGTGAATTCTTTTCCAGATAGTTGTGGAAAATGGCAAGAAACTTCATCATTTCCCGATTTGAAAGTACAGATAGTTGAGTCTTTTCCAGATATAAAGATTCAATATGTAAATTCATTTCCCGGAAAGTAAAGCCTATTCGAAAAACTACTCAATTTCGATTGGGTAGTTTTGATTTTTTATGATAAATGAATTTCTTCCTACGATTATTTTTTTTCTAATAATCTTCTCATTCTTGTTTTGGGTCTTCTATCTTGGAAGAACAATAGATAGAAAAATACAAAATCGACTACGAAATGTTTTTTCCAATACAGAGATAATACAATTTTCTAATATAGAAAAATCTACTGTGTATCTAAAAAAAATTGGAAGTGGAATTTTTCTATCCAGAAAATTCTTTCTATATACGAATAACAAGGAGGCACATTTAAATAGGCAGGTGATTTTTGAGTTTGAAATGTCTAAGAAAAACTCTATACCGTTTGTATTAGTCAGGTATCCGAATTCTATAAATTTTTCTTCAAAAGCAGATGCAAAAAAAGAGACAGAGGCTTGGAAGAAAAACCTCTTTGTTTTTGGAATTCCCTTTTCTGAATTTTATCAACTAAAAAATAAAATACAAATTGCAAGTGAATCGCTTAGGCAAAATAATAAAGATAGGATATTTTCTTTAATAGAGAATGGTAACCTTCAAGAAAAATTTGAAAAAATTCCCGTAAGCTTAAAAATTCTTGGTTTCAATGCAAATAATTCTTCTTGGAAAATATATTGTGAAAATGAAAAGATAGGATTTGAAATAGACTCAACATGGTTAAAAAAAATCAGTTTTACTGAAATAGAAAATTTTCTTAGGATCGTAACTTCCCTTGCAGAGGTAATTGAAAAAAATTAGTATCTATTTTTTGCCGATCTCTACAGCTCTTTTATAAGCCTTATACACTGCCGATATTATGCTATGGGAGAAGTTCCCTTTCTCTAAAGAGTCTAAACCATAAATTGTAGTTCCACCCGGAGAGGTCACTTTATTTCTCAAAGTGTAAGGGTGGGTTTGTGGAAATTTATCAATTTCATTTTCCAATAATTTCACGCTACCTTTTACAGTTTGGATCGCTGCTTTTAATGAATCCGAATAAGTGAGGCCTGATTTTACTCCACCTTCAGCGAGAGATTGTATAAACGTAAAAACAAAAGCAGGACCGGATCCGGCAAGCCCTGTGAATGCGTCTAAATTTTTTTCGCTTCCAAGTTCCATTACAATTCCTGAGTTCTGGAAAATTTTTTGTACAATAGGATAAGCCTCTTTGTTTCCAAAATAGGCAATACAGCCTTCTTTTACGGTCAATGGAAGATTGGGCATTGCTCTTACAATTTGAGATTCTGGGTATGAATTTTTTTGTAAGTCAGAAATTGTAACTCCTGCCGCAATTGAAATTAAAATTTTTGGAGATTGGATTTCTTTTAAAACTTCAAATACCTTATCCGGTTTTACGGAAACTATAATTATATCCGATTTGTTTGAGAGAGTGGAGATGTTTTCCTCTTGTGAAACTCCTTGGATATTTTGAAATGGATCGTACACTGATGTTTTAAAATCATTCTTTATCGAATGAAAAATTGCAGATCCCATATTTCCGAGCCCTATAACTCCAACTTTTTCCATTAGTAACTCCTTTTCCCGAATATAAGAGTTCCAATTCTTACAAAATTACTACCTTCTTCTATAGCAATCTTATAATCTCCACTCATTCCCATCGAGCATTTTGAATCAGGGCAAAAATCTTTTCTTATAGAATTCAAGTCCTTGAATACATTTCGTGTAATTGTTGGGTCTTCATTGGTAGGTCCCATAGTCATTAGACCTTCAAAAATACAATACTCATTTTGGAAAGTAGAGATTTTTTTTAGAGTTTCGACTAACGCATTTCTGTTGAATCCTGATTTTGAAGATTCATCAGTAAGATTGGCTTCCAGAAAATATCGGATTGGCTGTTTTCTTTTTAGTGCTTCTTTTAGTAATTCTTTTAATGATGATTCACTCGTGACTCCGTGAGTATAAGAAAACAAACCAAATAGTTTACGCAAGTTACCGGTTTGCAAGGGCCCTATATGATGAAGTTCGAAATCAAAGCCTTCGTCTTTTAGCTTAGAAAATTTCTCAATTCCTTCTTGAATTTTATTTTCACCAAAAATTGTTATTCCGCCTTGAATCGCTTCGCGTATCGACTCTAAGGTTTGTTTTTTTGATACTGCAATCAAAATCGGAGAAGGTGTAGACTTTGAAGAATGGATTTCTTCTAATACTTTCTTATAATTTTCTACTATATAGCTCATAAAAATAGGTCTATGAAGTTTACCTGACTCTTTTTGTATTTTTAATTTTTCGATATTTCTGCTTTTTCCAAGATGCTTTTTCTAATCGCTTGATTCTTTTTTCTATACTGGGTATTTTTTTGTTGTTTGTAAAACCAAACTGTCTTTCTAATCTCGACACTCTTTTTTCAAGGCTTGTTGAATGTTTTTTACTTCGTACTTTCTTGGTTTGTCCGGGGAATTTCTTTTTTTTATGAGAGATTATAGATTCTTTTTTTGAGCTATGTTTTTTAGTATCCAATTCTTTTTCTCTGTTCGGAATTAAATTTTCATCTTCAGTGATATTGATTTTTTGATGAATATTTTCTGTTGGACTTTTAGAAACTGAATCATCCGTTGTTTTAGGTTTGACAGGTTCCATAACGTCTGGAACTGATTCTTTTTTTAGGTGCTCGTCTTTTTTTGATTCGATAGACTCTTTGATTGGATTAGGGGGGAGAATAATTCGATCAATTTTTGCAGGAGGCTCATCATTTTTTTTACCTACATCTTGAATTTTCTGTGAAAGTTCGTTTCGGAAAATAAAAGCGTATATTCCCATGGAAACTAGGACGATTACTATAATAGCTGAAACGATAATTTTGATATGCTCTTTAGTTGCCATATAAAATCCTTTAAACCAATTCTTTTCTTTTTTTATTATCGGAAGATTTCCTTGTTTTCTAAGGCTTTTAAAAATATTCTATTGTGCGTATTTTTTCTGAATTTACTTTTAAATACCTTTAGCCTTCCGGCACCTGCAAGACAGAAAGAGAAGGACTTGAACGGGAATATAAAAATTTTAGAAGAAACTATTAAAAATAAGGAAACCTATGAG from Leptospiraceae bacterium encodes:
- a CDS encoding DUF4254 domain-containing protein, which produces MELNANNIIKIFQESILAWHKNEEEAKNPFQEESLEFKLFKKNQIDTIQWHVEDEIRRPDIEDKEIVRFKRKIDALNQERTDTVEWLDDYLVKKFESVSKNPNAKMNSETPAWLIDRMSILELKIYHMTEETKRKDVSPSHIETCQKKLEILLDQRKDMTGCLDDLFIDLKNGVKYIKVYRQMKMYNDKNLNPALYKKK
- a CDS encoding alpha/beta fold hydrolase gives rise to the protein MKNKKIFIIGILVAVLIALPFLMDREVMELNDEIRKNKSGNFISLSDGVVHYELGGSQKGELVVLVHGFTMPSFVYDNIFRALVDSGFQVLRYDLYGRGLSDRPKIPNNTDLFDRQLVELLEKLKIQKQFKLIGSSMGGIVVCEFAVRHPEKVKSVVFISPAGFPLKIPFAGKLVKLPYVGEYVMKTFGDISLMKGTSTSFEKPDAWKKFQVQFEEQFLYKGFKYSILSSLRNMPFGTHKETFRRLGKLKIPTLLVWGKNDKVVPYSSSEVAMEVMPKADFFSIADAGHTPHYDTPEKVIPRIIEFLKNRK
- a CDS encoding ABC-2 family transporter protein; the protein is MTYLKFISNAFQRSLAYKLEYYTGLFNAFLYIFIFTSVWKTVAKESPNFLGGWKGEKLVEYAILSTLIKVSFGRNDSLVSNKIKTGDIVYDFLKPYNFVLMYFSDSVGVSLFQFFARAIPLLIFSIFFFGIVPDLNWISICKFIPIYIFSFILFTLFGFFISILSFFFTETFSFWILYSALVTLLSGSVIPVNLFPEGWLKFVSLTPFPYLYYFPTAILIQSPIQFTYQELFLNYIIQISVLFVIILVIYSFGKKKVEFAGG
- a CDS encoding ATP-binding cassette domain-containing protein; the protein is MIQVKNLTKHFILKKRKSGFFGSVKALFSAEREVIRAVDDVSFRIKKGELVGYIGPNGAGKSTTIKMLTGILTPSHGEILIDGLNPSKNRKENAFQIGVVFGQRTQLWWDLPVEESFDLLKSIYKIDEKLFKKRLEFFFDLLGLEEFYKQQARKLSLGQRMKADIAASLIHSPKVLFLDEPTIGLDLIVKEKVRNFIQKINFEDKVTIILTTHDVGDIEYLANRIIVLDKGKIGYDGNISNFNKLLGNESVVNLHFQTPVKNINFPKPFRVKEKISDTQYKIIIPEKEPLSSLLSFLQKKRIKIQEIQKQNPDLGLAIKKMYSGKEEL
- the mnmH gene encoding tRNA 2-selenouridine(34) synthase MnmH, which produces MIYNSKFKQIEEIFNNNKTEIVIIDVRSENEFLEDHIPLAINMPVLTNLERAEVGTLYKSNSFEARQLGARIISKNLPKILAQIEEISEKTNRKAGHSGKPNIEFVIYCWRGGMRSRSLFTVMDLIGYKAKLIDGGYKTYRKKINEYFLSEKIPECVTIYGPSGSGKSEILKILNEKKFKVLPLETFANHKGSILGGDFLMQPSQKKFESKIYFFLNHYSCNTYGSKIIVEGESRNIGKLTIPEKLFQKVLIGENIWIELPIEERAKRLSEEYVENIEILIKKVELLKKYISSDITVKIIECLKKEDRFHAAYLLLEHHYDVFYKKNSPERSSKRKYKAVFQEKTFGELKKCVVSYFENTIQRSL
- the proC gene encoding pyrroline-5-carboxylate reductase, with the translated sequence MEKVGVIGLGNMGSAIFHSIKNDFKTSVYDPFQNIQGVSQEENISTLSNKSDIIIVSVKPDKVFEVLKEIQSPKILISIAAGVTISDLQKNSYPESQIVRAMPNLPLTVKEGCIAYFGNKEAYPIVQKIFQNSGIVMELGSEKNLDAFTGLAGSGPAFVFTFIQSLAEGGVKSGLTYSDSLKAAIQTVKGSVKLLENEIDKFPQTHPYTLRNKVTSPGGTTIYGLDSLEKGNFSHSIISAVYKAYKRAVEIGKK
- a CDS encoding YggS family pyridoxal phosphate-dependent enzyme, giving the protein MSYIVENYKKVLEEIHSSKSTPSPILIAVSKKQTLESIREAIQGGITIFGENKIQEGIEKFSKLKDEGFDFELHHIGPLQTGNLRKLFGLFSYTHGVTSESSLKELLKEALKRKQPIRYFLEANLTDESSKSGFNRNALVETLKKISTFQNEYCIFEGLMTMGPTNEDPTITRNVFKDLNSIRKDFCPDSKCSMGMSGDYKIAIEEGSNFVRIGTLIFGKRSY